The Raphanus sativus cultivar WK10039 unplaced genomic scaffold, ASM80110v3 Scaffold1337, whole genome shotgun sequence sequence GCTACCTTCCTAGCTAGAGCTCAAGAAACCCCTGCTCTCATCCAGTCTTCGATACGTCCGATCTCTGCACGATTCATCACTACTGCAGCTGCTCAGCGATTCGAGGCTCTGTTACTCCGAAAATTCCTTCCTCAACAGAGTTTGGATGTCACAGATGAAAACCTAGCCGATGTGCGTCttgtagttgctgaagcaggaCTCATCTACACGGTCTTTGACAGTATGGCTTTTCAGCCCACAGTAGTTCGGGAGTTCATAGCAAACCTGCCTGATGCTGAGCCGCGAGATGATGGGGTAGCAGTATATGTTCGAGGGTCCATGGTGGTCTTTTCTCCAAGTTTGCTCAATGCCATGTTTTGCATTCCTGGGTTTGAAGAGGACCCGAGCTGGCGTGAAGAAAATATTGatcgtgtgtgtgtgtttctcaCTCAGGGACGCGTCAAGCGCAGAGAAGACATGAGCTCGAAGTGGTTAACTGCCACGAATCAGGTCCTGTACAAACCGGTGTGCTCTAACTGGATCCCAACCACAAGCTACACTGCTATGAACTCTGAGCGTCTGCGCTTTCTCTACATGATGTATGTCAGTCGCGGGTTTGACTTTGGGAAGCTGGTCTATGACCAAGTCGTGTCGATGGCTGATAACACTGAGGCTGACAAGAAGCGTCGGATCATCTTTCCAAACCTCATCCAGCAAGTTCTACTGTACCAGCGTAACATACCACCTGACAAACAGGATGTAGATGAGACGGGGTTTCAGAAACATGTCGTCAAGGACATCAAAGCCGGATTAGGTTCAGGAAGTGTCTCTCGTGCTCCAAATCTCGAGGAAGACATCGAGGAGCTCATTACAGATCTCAAGGCCCTTCGCATGCGTCTGAGGAGTAAGGATCTTCTAGGGGAGTAACGTTTTTCTTTCTTGAACTTGTGTACTTGACACTAATGTTTTTATCTGCTTGTGCATCTCTGCAGGGGGAGAATATGAAGGAGATGGTACTAGTACCCGTGGTGCCTGAAGTTGAAACAAGCGTAGCTAGCTTTTCAAGTTGTTGTTATGTTTCCGCTGCTGTGTTTCTGTGTTCTTAGGATGTCGAACTAGCCTCATTTTCATCTTTGATGGCTTTTGTGTTTCTTCGGATGTAATAATCAGACCATCTATGGAAGTATCATGGTTTTATGCTTCGAAGGATTCTAAGGTCACTGGTTTTGTGTACACTAACCTGGTACTTTGAACATTAGTCTATGTTTGCTTGGTTTGTGATTGCAGGTTGCAGAGGTTGCTACATTCAGAtaaaaagggggagaatgtTAGCTCTGGAATTAGAGCTGGTTCAATGAAAAACAGAGGATGGTTTACCCAGACGGTTTGATGTGCCACATACCGGTTCGAGTTGTTACTGAACGATGAGGTGGCTACCGCTGATTGGATGAGTGATGCTTTGGCACAAAGCAGTCACGAAGATCACATTAACAAGATACTAGGAACAAGAAGATCTTGTGTAACAGAGTATATAAGAATGTAACTAGCAGGGGGTCTATGTTACGCTTTTGGGAATTAAGATAGACGAGCAAGAGTGTGTTCTTGACTGCGATCTGAGTATAGCTTAAAGGTGAAGTTTGTCAGCCTTTAGAGCTTGGGTAGTTTAAGAATTGGTTCGTCTCAAGTCGATCTGTGACGTTGAGTAAATCGAATTAGACAGATCTAGATAGATTGTCTAAAGGATTCTTAAATAAAGGAAATTTCTATTGAGAAAGATTCAAGAGTCATTTCATTGGTATCCACTTGCACTTTCACCAGAGATGGAGATGCATATCCCTATGCATGTGGTGACGGAGGAGGTCCTTACGAGACTACCTGCTAAACCATTGATGAGTTTCTCAAAGCTTTTGTCAGAGATGCCTATTCCTATGCATGTGGTCACGGAGGAGATCCTTACGAGACTGCCTGCTAAATCACTGATGAGGTTCAAGTGCGTCTCAAAGCTTTGGTCATCCCTCATCAGTTCACCATGAGACAGTTTCCTCACTGTCCCAACCCGACAATGCCCTCATCTTTTCATGTGTTTGCAGGATGTCAATGACCAACATAGCTCTGTAACGCTATCATTGGTTCCAGACGCTAACAGTGATactccctcttcttcttcctttgtaGTTGACCTCACCATCCCACGGATGAGAGGCGGCTACATCTGCCAAAATCTACGCGGCTTGATCATGTGCTACGACAACCTATGGAAAACGCCGCTTATCTTTAACCCTGCCATCAGACAGCTTGTCACTTTACCTCCTGCCTTCAAATCCAGTACCATTGGCACCATCTCCTACTATTTCGGACACGACCCTGTTACAAATCGGTAAAAAGCAGTTGGTGTCCTTTTGACCGATACGCAAGAGGTAAGGTCCCGTCATCGGGTCTTTGTCCTCAAACCTGGAAGACGAGGAGAAGGTTCCTGGGGAAAGGCGAATCCACTTCCTCCTCGGGACTTTATTCCTCATACTGCGGCCAGAGGAGGCGTGTGTATCGACGGGGTTATATATTACTTGGGTTGGACTGCTGCTGATGAGTGTATGCTTGTGAGTTTCCGTATTAGATCCCATAAGTTCAAGATGATCCAAGTACCTCTTGCGGAGGACCTGCCTCCTCCTCCAAAGATGAAGAATGTGTGTCTTGTAGAGTATAGTGGCAAAGCAACTGTTGTTGACCAGACCAATCTTAGAGACAAGGGTATGCTTGATTTATGGGCATTGGAAGATGCCGCAAACAAAAAATGGTCGAGTAAGAGACTGGTCTTGAAGCCTTGTCAGCTAGATTTTGTCACAAACGTTGAATTCGTTGTCAGAGGTACAAGTCGAAGTGGCAAGGTTTTCTTGATACCGACAGATTTGGTTTCTCCCTTTCAAATTCTCTGTTATGATCTGCAAAGCAACCATATGAGAAAGATCGATATCAAAGGTGTACCGGACCACTGGTTTAGTAAAGACAAATCAACCGTTGAAGTGATGTTGATCGATCACAGTGAAACTCTCATATCCTTTGccccaaattttagcaaaaaaaaaaaaaaaaaacaactctcATGTCCTTGATGAATATATGAGAGTTTTTTCTACCTCTGATTCATAATTAAAAGGACAGTTCAaatgttggttttatattatatgatatgttaaaagtgttttttttttgtttctgtcatCATTGATTTGCATAATATAAGACAAGACATGCCTAATAAAGATTATCTTTCTTTGCAACAGTCTGTTTGTGAGATCATAAACTCCTCTATAGATATGTATGTAGAGCACAGGGAACTTTTCTATGTGCTTCCTAGAGATGATGTAATGAAAATAAAGGATTCAGGAATGAGGAAGGAGACATGTGACTACTAGATGAGGCAGGTGATAAGGAATTTGGTGTATTACTTGCAAATGAAGAAACCTAAAAGCTAGAATCTATAAGTGAACTTTTTTTAAAGCTATCTACAAGCTGCTATATACATACACAAAGTTCATTCCTGATACGAATTCTTAGTTTCATGACATCATCTATAGGAAGCTATAAACACTTGTACTTTTTGACACTAAAGGTTAAAGAGTACACAGAATTGTTAACAGTCCAGTGAACtgtgtttcttctttttaaatataaaaagggCAGAGTCTAGTGTTAAAAGGGTACAAATGTTTATGTATTGATTCTCTCTGAGACTAGTACTTTCACTAGTGTATTGTGCTGCAGCATGCAAGATGAATACAATATTTTCTTAGAGAACTTTTAACAATAATATTGTTGTTGTAGATTGATGACAAGTACAACTAactgtttttttggtaaaatgttacgCTTACCATTTTCTGAAAAGAGATACACTGATGTTGTTGAACAACTTATTACAAAGgggaaacagaggaagaaagaaaataaacaacagaatttttttttttgatcaaacaacaattttataaatcattagcCTCCATAGCTGGAGAGATTGTTTACATTAGGCAATAACAAAGCCAAACTGGCTAAAACATCTGCTGCTACCATAGCAAAACAGAGCAATGAGATATAACACCATAGGATAGGAGCAACAATAACACATAAACAACACATAATGTCGCTGAGCAGTCCTCGAAACTCAACGCCAATCATGCTGAGAAGTGAAATGAAGCTTTGGGAATTAGAGAGCACAAGTACTGAAAAGAGATACACTGATGTTGTTGAACAACTTATTACAAAGGGgaaagagatgaagaaagaaaataaacaacAGAAATTAAAAAGCGGAAATAAGTACAACAaagttttatatgataatatGGTTTCTTAATGCAAAATTTTCATATCAAAACCATATCTAACCAGATTAGCGGTAAGGTGGGACGGATATTTTTCCTCTGAACTGAACCTTGCCATCAGACATCTCATGAGTCTGTCTTTAATGGGCTTGATTAAGCCTTAGGTTCAGTTGAAGACTCAGTAGCCTCTGGCATATCGACTTGTTAAACTTCAACAAAACCTATATAAAACAAATCAGACATAAGCAAACAGCAAAAGAAGGAATGTAACGACTCTGTTCACATAAGAAACAAATCAGAGATAAACAACTATATGAAGTCGCCAAGtttgaatattatataaaaaaactaagCCCATGAATCTTGTTATTGAGCCAAGAGGCCCATTAGTAGCGAATGACGTTATGAAATTTCGAAAATTTTGGTTAAAGCCTTCTATGGAATACTTGAACTGTTTTGCGTGTCGATTATTTTATTCTTTGGCCGCATCTTTTATGGAACGAACAAGGGAGATTCCCTCACAGATTCGAattggaagaggaagaaggcCGATTCTGGTGATAGTTATCAATAATGTAAGTCTTTGCTGCTCGAACTCGTTTTGCGTGTCGATTATTTTCTTGGTCTGATTCTCACgtgctttctttctttcttcatccatttcaattttaattttgaagaCCCCCTCTGAAACTACTGTTAATCTACGCATATAATGTTAAAATTTTGACATCTCATAGGaggaagttttttttgtttactcttTGATATGTCTCTGATTTTGCCGACCACTACTACTACATCTAGGATCACTTATATAGGACTTGATTGACAGATAAACTCCATGAATTTGCTTGGTTCTGTGAAATTAACTGAGGATTAATTCCTGTAGATTTGCTCCTATGATGAAATGTTCCTaccgtatatatatatgagagatTTGCTTTAGCTTGGCCTATTTTTAGAATAAGCCTTTCATCAAATACTATACTAGTAGTATCATATCCCCTGCACTTGCTACTCAGAATCATGAACCAACTTGTAGTAATTGCTGCAAcatgatttaaaaaatttactagAAAAGGGCATAAAACTTATAACAGATAGTTAGTAGGTCAAGGATTTGCTTATTAGCTCTTTAACTTGGCCTAAGTTTAGAATAAGCCTTTCATATTAATAGTATCTCTTTGCCTCATATCTCCTACAATTCCTACTCAGAATCAAGCTGCAACATGATTTCaaatctgataaaaaaaaaagtaatatacaGTAGTAGTTTTTATAGGTCAACGATTCAAACTTGAAGTTTTGCATTCAATCAAATCATGAATTTACATTGTTGCTgtttttttaacctttttgcaAGGACAAATATTTGTTGGAGGTTTTGAGTTAAAACCCCCCACCACCAACAATCCAATCCCATACTTTGTAATCTGTACATAAAAGACCAACAAATCCTTCTGCACCCAAAAAGCAAACAGAGTCCATAAATAAATGTTCTTGTAATAACAAATACCACATTCTAAAACCCTTTCCATGTACTGAGGACTTCGTGGAAGACTTCAGATATCAAATCTCTGTCTGCGCACTGCATGAATATATTGAACTCCTCGCGGATCTCAAATATCTTCCCAAACTTCACAAGATACCTCATGCAGCTTGCCTTCAGTTCAGGCAACTGGTAGAGATAAGCGTTCTGCAGCCTCTCAAGCACATTCTTCGCGTCTATATCCTCCACAAGACTCAGGTGGCACGCGTCTTTCAGATCAGCAATGTCATACTTATCAGCTGCTTGGAGAAGCGCCAACCTGTGCGTTAGAAACTCTTCGCTCTGGATGTTTCCGTAGATGTAACCGAGGAACGCTCGGCAAGCATCGAGAGGCATGTCCGGTATGTTTACGGCTGACAGTTCTTTCTCTTTCAGGTCATGTAGAAACATGCTGCGGAAAACAGTTGAACGGGCTGCTAGAACAGCTCGGTGTGCTCCGATGCTTCCACCAGAGGCATTGATCGTTACGTCTGTGTAGATGCTTTCTGTCAACATACGTCCTAGGGATGTCACCGCTGTAACTTCTGATTGGTTCTGCGTTGAACCGTCTGCCCAAATCGAGTAGAACTCTCCACTCTGCCAAGTCATCAGGTAAATATCAATttcaagaagaaagaaacaaaggTTCTGTCAAATTTGTAAGTAAAAAAGTGATGAGAGACACAAACTTACATCTTGAGACAGAACTTTGAGGTCAAGAAACTCGACGTCGATGATGATTTTTCCAGTTAAGGGAACTTCAATGGTCCAGAGGAAATCTTCGTTAGTCTTGATCTTCTTATCTATTACTTCTGCATTCGAGTAAACagtacttttttttaattctgaTTATTTTGTGATTGTAACAGAAACAAAGCAAGATGTTCTTGTCTCTTACCTGGATGAGAAAAAGCTTTCCTCTCACCAGAAGAAGAGACAACACGAAGAACAAAGGAAGCAACAGGTGGGTTTTCTCTGGAGAGGTTGGATACTTCTGGATACAACTTAACATTTAATAGCATCTTGCTTTTCTCTACAGACAAATGCCTTTAAATCAACAAACCCACCATTAGTGTCAATATCAATTTGATTATTATCATCAACTACTACAAAAAAAGGTGTGTCCACTTTTTTtccattcatcatcatcatcatgtcgGATCATTTATTGGTCAggtgaaataaaaagaaaggagagagagagtaccAGTTCCAAAGACCCATCTTGAAAGGATCGGACTTGCGGTAAGTGGAAGAAGAGAGGTTGTGGATACGCCATTGGGCGAGCCTGGAGGTGGTGTCTACTCTGTAAGCTGAATCAGTCATCCTAGAGAAAGCCAGAGCTGCAGAGATGTCATAGATGCAATCCAACAAACCCTCCAGCAGATTCTCCCCTGACTTTCCCAGGtttgctctgtttttcttctcctcttcttcttcttaccatataaaatagtatatatggTATAAGCAGGTGCAGTCAGAGAGAATCAAGGAGAGAATGGGGTTTAGGGAGATGAATTGTTTAATGGATTGGAGGAATCATTAGCGTTTCTTGGATTGGTAATTCTTCTGGGGAAGCAAAGTCTGTGCTTTGCTTTTACGTCATTTGAAAGAGAGAGACATGGGGAAAGAGTAAAGTGTGTTTGGTTCTTTGTGTTCCTTACACTTGGCTTTATTTCTCACACTGGCCCCAGTCTTATGGGGCGTGTGTCTCTTTTATTGGACTGTCTTTAAGTCTTCTCTTCCAACTAAATTTTAGACTTTAGGTTTATTGACAATTCAAGATTTATTGGCTTGgatatggtttatggtttatgtttTATCCTTTAAGGATTATAAATTGATCTCATGTTATgcatagtattttttttttgtgtagaaTAATGGCCTGATAGTGATTGTTTACTATAGTCTACATAGGAAGATCATGATTAAAGTATCAATGTGTATACAAAACTAATCCAATAGACTGTGAGGATAACAATGGAGTGCGATGGAAGCAATTGGAATATTTGTGTGCTTCTAAGGTAGGCAAATCTACTTTACAATTAGTTTACAGATATATAGTTATGCATAAGTGataaattaagattatatattagattaatGTAAAGGGTTCTTTTCAGCAATTACATAGGTTTGCGTGCATTTTCTGTCAACTTGGTTCCTTTTGCCCATTCCTTCGCAAGTTACAACTTCGTCGGATCCTTCAACTTGATTTTTCCCATACATTTCACATATTCAGAATAATGGTGATATCAAATATGCATATCAATTGTTATAATATGAGAGAAGTGTTGCTGTGAAAGTTGTGTCTTTCTCATTAGCTCTTGCCACTTATATATAGTGGTTGTCACATAAGGTTTTACATCAATGGAGAATCTACACAATGAATACACTTTGACTACATTCAATACAATATCAAGACTTGGTCAAAGCTCATAAATGCTTCGGTTGAATGGGTCTTCATCTTGACAAGTCTCAGACGGAATGTAGACGGATCGAATAGACGGGTCGGATGTAAATCTCCTTGGTCTTGGTTATAGGCAATCCACACAAACCATACTatggtttataacactcccccttggatgccataaccatatcGGGCTTGTAATGTGCTAacgttgcctcattaaaaccttactaggaaaacccattgggacaaaaccatagttaaggaaaaagagtacaacacacattactccccctgatttAGACATCACTGAAGGTCCTTGAGTCTACGCAAGCTAATCTGCTTCGTGAGCTTCTTGAATGTGCTGGTGGGAAGTGACTtggtgaagaggtcggctgagttctcacTAGACCGGATTTGGACGACATTGACCTCCTTGGATTTCTGCAACtcatgggtgaagaagaacttgggtaAAATATGTTTGGTCCGGTCACCTTTGATATACCCATCTTTGAGTTGAGCAATGCAGGCTGCATTGTCCTCATATATGATGGTCGGACCATTGTCCTCGACC is a genomic window containing:
- the LOC130504060 gene encoding BTB/POZ domain-containing protein At1g55760-like; the protein is MTDSAYRVDTTSRLAQWRIHNLSSSTYRKSDPFKMGLWNWHLSVEKSKMLLNVKLYPEVSNLSRENPPVASFVLRVVSSSGERKAFSHPEVIDKKIKTNEDFLWTIEVPLTGKIIIDVEFLDLKVLSQDSGEFYSIWADGSTQNQSEVTAVTSLGRMLTESIYTDVTINASGGSIGAHRAVLAARSTVFRSMFLHDLKEKELSAVNIPDMPLDACRAFLGYIYGNIQSEEFLTHRLALLQAADKYDIADLKDACHLSLVEDIDAKNVLERLQNAYLYQLPELKASCMRYLVKFGKIFEIREEFNIFMQCADRDLISEVFHEVLSTWKGF